One genomic region from Cyclopterus lumpus isolate fCycLum1 chromosome 20, fCycLum1.pri, whole genome shotgun sequence encodes:
- the zc2hc1a gene encoding zinc finger C2HC domain-containing protein 1A isoform X2 encodes MMEEFEDSDAPPAGDLTQCNTCSRWFFPKVLVKHAKICQKSATKKRKVFDSSRQRAEGTDLPTLKPLKPKAEPPKKPSNWRKKHEDFIATIRAAKVVSQVMKDGGPLPPPPPPTYDPDYVQCPFCERRFNQGAADRHIKFCQEQAARMPTKGKLGDVKKPPGRTPCKPPASVKKANSPAVSSIPSTPSRLPQRSGLGQPTGIPSSKVSSAGSVRSNPSGLTSPPSGMGSKTRAAGSGYGSVRSPQSGTAINKKKVDTYISRNIVEDGVGNGGMRSTFCHACGTQYPVESAKFCCECGVKKMCL; translated from the exons ATGATGGAAGAATTTGAAG ACAGTGATGCTCCTCCTGCTGGGGATCTGACTCAATGCAACACCTGTAGCAGATGGTTCTTCCCTAAAGTCctg GTGAAGCATGCTAAAATTTGCCAAAAGTCAGCAACCAAAAAGAGGAAGGTTTTTGACTCTAGTCGACAGAGAGCTGAGGGTACAGACCTCCCCACGCTCAAACCCCTCAAACCAAAG GCAGAACCTCCTAAGAAGCCATCCAACTGGCGCAAAAAACACGAGGACTTCATCGCTACCATCCGGGCTGCCAAGGTCGTCAGTCAGGTCATGAAAGATGGCGGACCATtacccccacctcctcctcctacttaTGACCCAG ACTATGTCCAGTGCCCTTTCTGTGAGCGGAGGTTCAACCAGGGTGCAGCGGACAGACACATCAAGTTCTGCCAGGAGCAGGCTGCCCGAATGCCCACCAAGGGCAAGTTAGGAGATGTCAAGAAGCCTCCCGGTCGCACACcg tgCAAGCCTCCTGCTTCTGTAAAGAAAGCCAACTCTCCTGCTGTGTCATCCATCCCTTCAACCCCCTCTCGTTTACCCCAGAGATCTGGCCTTGGACAACCCACAG GGATCCCATCTAGTAAGGTCTCTTCTGCAGGTTCAGTGAGGAGTAATCCCTCCGGCCTCACAAGCCCTCCATCAGG TATGGGAAGTAAGACCCGAGCTGCGGGCTCTGGCTATGGCTCTGTCAGGAGCCCTCAGTCGGGAACGGCAATCAACAAGAAGAAAGTAGACACCTACATATCTAG GAATATCGTTGAAGATGGCGTTGGCAACGGTGGGATGAGGAGCACGTTCTGTCATGCTTGTGGGACCCAGTACCCGGTTGAATCCGCCAAATTCTGCTGCGAGTGTGGGGTCAAGAAGATGTGTCTCTGA
- the bco1 gene encoding beta,beta-carotene 15,15'-dioxygenase: MASNFSKNAEESPEPCKAEVKGSIPSWLQGTLLRNGPGIFSVGATSYDHWFDGMAIMNSFAIKDGEVTYRSRFLRSDTYTSNMAANRIVVSEMGTMAYPDPSKNFIVKAITFLNHTVPDFTDNGASNFIKYGNDYYATSETNYIRKIDPVTLETQDKVDYMKYLPVNLSSSHPHYDKEGNAYNIGTSIADKAKTKYILFKVPAVSKKDKDKNVPALKNVEVICTVPCRSLLTPSYYHSFGITDNYFIFIEQPLKLDILKMATAYMRGVNWASCLKFCPEENTLIHLIDRKTSKVVETKYFTGPMIVYHHVNAFEEDGHVVFDVIAYKDNSLYDMFYLSKLKENSGMQDDNYSRPSYKRFALPLQSDKDVAVGEDLVKLKYTTASAVKEKEGKLMCQAEVLCEGFELPRMNYDFNGKRHQFVYGNNVEDSVLAKKIVKIDTDTKEMVYWSEDNCWPSEPVFIPRPNGESEDDGVVLSSVISSNPGLSSFILILDGRTLKEVARACVNTPLHKDMHGFFIPQENM, translated from the exons ATGGCATCGAACTTTTCCAAGAACGCAGAGGAGAGCCCGGAGCCCTGCAAGGCAGAAGTGAAAG GGAGTATTCCCAGCTGGCTGCAAGGGACCCTGCTGCGCAATGGCCCCGGCATCTTTTCTGTGGGGGCCACCAGCTACGACCACTGGTTCGATGGGATGGCCATCATGAACAGCTTCGCCATTAAAGAtg GCGAAGTGACTTACAGAAGCAGATTTCTAAGAAGTGACACCTACACAAGCAACATGGCTGCAAACAGAATCGTTGTGTCCGAAATGGGGACAATGGCTTACCCAGACCCAAGCAAGAATTTCATTGTCAA GGCGATAACCTTTCTCAACCACACAGTGCCCGACTTCACTGACAACGGCGCGAGCAATTTCATTAAATACGGAAATGACTACTACGCCACCTCAGAGACCAACTACATCCGCAAGATTGATCCTGTGACACTGGAAACTCAGGACAAG GTGGACTACATGAAATACCTGCCGGTAAACTTGTCATCGTCCCATCCGCACTATGACAAAGAGGGCAACGCCTACAACATCGGGACTTCAATAGCAGACAAGGCCAAGACTAAATACATACTGTTCAAAGTCCCTGCTGTTTCAAAGAAAG ACAAAGACAAGAATGTCCCCGCTCTGAAGAACGTGGAGGTGATCTGCACAGTCCCCTGCCGCTCCCTGCTCACACCCAGCTACTACCACAGCTTCGGCATTACGGACAACTACTTCATCTTCATCGAGCAGCCTCTCAAACTGGACATCCTCAAGATGGCCACGGCGTACATGAGGGGGGTCAACTGGGCGAGCTGCCTGAAGTTCTGCCCAGAGGAAAAC ACTCTGATCCACCTGATAGACAGAAAGACCAGCAAAGTGGTCGAGACAAAGTACTTCACTGGGCCGATGATCGTCTACCACCACGTGAATGCTTTTGAGGAGGACGGTCACGTGGTTTTCGATGTCATCGCCTACAAGGACAACAGCCTTTATGACATGTTCTACTTGAGCAAGCTGAAGGAAAACTCTGGGATGCAAGATGATAACTACTCCAGACCAAGCTACAAACGATTTGCACTTCCCCTCCAGTCAGACAAG GACGTGGCGGTTGGAGAGGACTTGGTGAAACTCAAGTACACGACCGCCAGTGCtgtgaaggagaaagaaggcAAACTGATGTGCCAAGCAGAGGTTTTATGTGAAG GTTTTGAATTGCCGCGAATGAATTATGACTTCAATGGCAAGAGGCATCAGTTTGTCTACGGGAACAATGTGGAGGATTCTGTTCTGGCAAAAAAG ATCGTCAAGATTGACACAGACACCAAGGAAATGGTTTACTGGAGTGAAGACAACTGCTGGCCGTCAGAGCCTGTGTTCATCCCGAGACCAAATGGAGAGTCAGAAGATGACG GTGTTGTCCTGTCATCAGTTATCAGCTCCAATCCAGGCCTGTCTAGTTTTATCCTGATTCTTGACggcagaacgctcaaagaagtAGCTCGAGCATGCGTGAACACGCCGCTCCACAAGGACATGCATGGTTTTTTTATCCCACAAGAAAATATGTGA
- the zc2hc1a gene encoding zinc finger C2HC domain-containing protein 1A isoform X1, producing the protein MMEEFEDSDAPPAGDLTQCNTCSRWFFPKVLVKHAKICQKSATKKRKVFDSSRQRAEGTDLPTLKPLKPKSQSSSSTGKAEPPKKPSNWRKKHEDFIATIRAAKVVSQVMKDGGPLPPPPPPTYDPDYVQCPFCERRFNQGAADRHIKFCQEQAARMPTKGKLGDVKKPPGRTPCKPPASVKKANSPAVSSIPSTPSRLPQRSGLGQPTGIPSSKVSSAGSVRSNPSGLTSPPSGMGSKTRAAGSGYGSVRSPQSGTAINKKKVDTYISRNIVEDGVGNGGMRSTFCHACGTQYPVESAKFCCECGVKKMCL; encoded by the exons ATGATGGAAGAATTTGAAG ACAGTGATGCTCCTCCTGCTGGGGATCTGACTCAATGCAACACCTGTAGCAGATGGTTCTTCCCTAAAGTCctg GTGAAGCATGCTAAAATTTGCCAAAAGTCAGCAACCAAAAAGAGGAAGGTTTTTGACTCTAGTCGACAGAGAGCTGAGGGTACAGACCTCCCCACGCTCAAACCCCTCAAACCAAAG TCACAAAGTTCATCTTCCACTGGGAAA GCAGAACCTCCTAAGAAGCCATCCAACTGGCGCAAAAAACACGAGGACTTCATCGCTACCATCCGGGCTGCCAAGGTCGTCAGTCAGGTCATGAAAGATGGCGGACCATtacccccacctcctcctcctacttaTGACCCAG ACTATGTCCAGTGCCCTTTCTGTGAGCGGAGGTTCAACCAGGGTGCAGCGGACAGACACATCAAGTTCTGCCAGGAGCAGGCTGCCCGAATGCCCACCAAGGGCAAGTTAGGAGATGTCAAGAAGCCTCCCGGTCGCACACcg tgCAAGCCTCCTGCTTCTGTAAAGAAAGCCAACTCTCCTGCTGTGTCATCCATCCCTTCAACCCCCTCTCGTTTACCCCAGAGATCTGGCCTTGGACAACCCACAG GGATCCCATCTAGTAAGGTCTCTTCTGCAGGTTCAGTGAGGAGTAATCCCTCCGGCCTCACAAGCCCTCCATCAGG TATGGGAAGTAAGACCCGAGCTGCGGGCTCTGGCTATGGCTCTGTCAGGAGCCCTCAGTCGGGAACGGCAATCAACAAGAAGAAAGTAGACACCTACATATCTAG GAATATCGTTGAAGATGGCGTTGGCAACGGTGGGATGAGGAGCACGTTCTGTCATGCTTGTGGGACCCAGTACCCGGTTGAATCCGCCAAATTCTGCTGCGAGTGTGGGGTCAAGAAGATGTGTCTCTGA